AAAGTTGAACCTCTGCAGTCTTGAAAGAGGTTACAGAAGTGTTACAATGGATCACACATTTTTCACTGGCTACAGGCGTAATATTGTCGCCCAGGATGAGATTTTAGTGTCTATCGAAGTTCCATTTACACTTCCAGTAAGTTAACAGAAATAAGCGCAAATGATCTTAGTGATGAAGTGctcttttataattaaattattctattcCAGAATCAATATTTTGTTGCATACAAACAAGCAAAAAGGCGAGACGATGACATCGCAATTGTAAATTTAGCGCTCAATGTTTTCTTCGAGCCTGGAACGAGTGTAATTCAAAAGGCTTTCATGGCATTCGGTGGTATGGCACCGACAACCGTTTTGGCGAAAAAAACCTGCGAAGCTATAGTTGGAAGGTAAATTTCATTTCCTTCTACGATGATTTTGTTTACATTTCGTTAGCTAAACAATTTGCATTGATTTCAGAAAATGGAACTCAGAACTTGTGGAATCTGTCACGAACTTGCTCATTGAAGAGCTTCCGTTGTCTGGTGATGCTCCAGGTGGAATGATTTTATATAGGAGATCTCTAACCATTAGGTATATTGATAATACAAAGTATAAACGTGAAATATTTACGATCAATACTCCTTATACGTTCATTTCAGTTTATTCTTCAAGGGATTTGTGTACATAACAAAGCAGCTACGAGAAAATGTGCCTGATGTAGAACCATTACCGAAAGAGCTCGAATCAGCAGGTGAAGGTTTCCACTATGTACCGCCAAAAAGCTCACAATATTACCAAGTCGTAAGTTTATAAATCCAGTGAAAATTGAATCGCATcaatcaaaattaaattttaatacttgatttttaattacaaGGTCCCGTCAGAATTGAACTCAACAGATCTAGTCGGTAAGCCAATCGTCCACGTTAGTGCCATGAAGCAGGCAGCTGGAGAAGCAGTCTACCTGGACGATATGCCAAAAATCGTTGGAGAGCTTTACTTGGCATTCGTGCTTTCGACTAGAGCATACgccaaaattttgaaaatcgatCCATCCCAAGCACTTAGTGTCAAGGGAGTCGTCGCGTATTACGACGCGAATGATATACCAGATCACAACAGATACGTCGGTCCAGTTTTACACGACGAAGAAGTGTTTGTCTCCAAAGAGGTAAATTCTCGCGCTGGTCATCCTGTTTGTGGATAAAGTATAGTAacattgaaaaaatatcaattatttTCCTGCCTCAGGTAACGAGTCAAGGTCAGATTATTGGAGCAGTTGTAGCAAACGATCAATTAACTGCGCAGAAAGCGGCGAGAATGGTAAAAGTGGAATACGAGGATCTCCAACCCGTTATAATATCTATTGAGGTAATCCTCAGACAAGCATCTGTTATTATATAACGACGCCGATTTAATCTTAGagtatatttaaaaactattGATAAAAAGCAAGGAAAACTTTAACACCCTTATCCATTCGAGTCACTACGAGCATTCtaggaaatgaaaaatttctttcagGACGCAATTAGAGAAAAATCGTTTTTCGCGGGCAGCGGAAAAAGCATAGTCCGCGGAGACGTGGACAAAGCTTTCGCGGAATGCGACCACGTAATCGAGGGCGAAGCGAGAATGGGTGGTCAAGAGCACTTCTATCTGGAGACACACTGCTCCTTTGCGATTCCCAGGGAGGAAGACGAGATAGAGATTTTCTGCTCGACGCAGCATCCCTCGGAAATTCAAAAGCTCGTCGCTCACGCGCTTGGCGTTCAGATCAACAGGATTAACGTCCGTGTCAAGAGACTTGGCGGCGGATTCGGTGGGAAGGAATCTCGAGGACAACTTGTCGCTCTACCCGTAGCCTTCGCAGCTCACAGGTATCGTGTAATTGTAGAGCTTGAAggattttcaaattaaaattttcgaacACTGACAATTATCTGATATGATTGTTGTGATTTCCCTTGAACAGGTTGAGAAAACCGGTTAGGTGTATGCTGGACAGGGACGAAGATATGATGATAACTGGCACGAGGCATCCTTTTCTGTATAAGTACAAAGTAGGATTcaacaatgacggattacttcAGGCTATAGAAATCCATATTTACAACAATGCTGGGTATTCCTTAGATCTTTCTATGTCTGTAAGTCGCTGCAGTAATATTGGatttttctcgttttcacAACGTAAAGGGGTATActcattttcaaatttttattttaaataggtTCTGGAACGTGCCATGTTCCACTTTGAAAACGCATACAAAGTACCCAATGCCAGAGTTTACGGCTACGCTTGCAAAACTAATTTACCGTCTAATACCGCTTTCCGAGGATTTGGTGGACCCCAGGGTATGTTTGCTGCTGAGCAGATGATTAGACATGTAGCGGATTACTTAGGCCGAGACGTTGTCGAGGTAAACAAGAATTCAACGGCCTTCCTTCAAATAAAAATCGCGAGTTATAAGTTTAAGTCATGTCTTGCCTGTTTCAGATTTCCGAAATGAATCTGTACAAAGAAGGTGACACGACTCACTATCATCAGAAACTGGAGAACTGCACATTGAAGAGATGTTGGGACGAATGCCTTGCTCTATCAAACTACAAAGAACGCATAGAAGACGTGAAGAAATTCAATAAGTAAGTAAAAACTTATAAGTTAGACTTGAATTGCACGACGTGGCACATTGTACTGTAACAAATCGTTTCGATTTCAGGCAACATAGGTATAGAAAACGCGGATTCGCCGTTGTACCAACGAAATTTGGTATTGCTTTCACAGCATTATTCTTAAATCAAGGTGGAGCACTTGTGCACATATACACTGATGGCTCTGTACTTCTTAGTCATGGTGGTACTGAAATGGGTCAAGGATTGCACACAAAAATGATTCAGGTAGCTTTTTTGCCGAATTGTAATAATTTCGATCATTAAAAGATGGAGAGTACAAAAGTTGAATTTTGCATAGGTGGCTAGCCGAGTATTGAAAGTAAAACCAGAAAAGATACACATTGCTGAAACAGCAACAGATAAAGTTCCCAACACATCAGCCACTGCAGCTAGTGCAGGATCTGATTTGAATGGAATGGCTGTTCTGAATGCTTGCAAAGAAATCATGAGTAGAATTCAGTACATCATTGATGCAAATCCTGAGGGTACCTGGGAAGACTGGATAAAAACGGCCTACTTTGATAGGGTCAGTCTCTCTGCTACTGGATTTTACAGAACTCCTGGAATAGGATACAATTTTGCAAACAATACAGGAACGCCTTTCAATTATTACACATATGGTGCTTCATGTGCTGAAGTTGAAATTGACTGTCTTACTGGAGATCATCAAGTTCTGAGATCAGATATTGTAATGGATCTTGGAGAAAGTTTGAATCCAGCAATAGATATTGGTCAAGTGGAAGGAGGGTTCATTCAAGGCCAGGGTCTGTTTACAATGGAAGAAATGATTTACTCTCCAACTGGTACTATTTTCAGTCGAGGTCCAGGAGTTTATAAAATTCCTGGATTTGCAGACATACCTCTAGAATTTAATGTCTCATTGCTTAAGGGTGCAACCAACCCCCGAGCAGTTTACTCATCAAAGGTGATGCATCATATCTTAAGTTTTTATAGTTCTatttaaagattaaaaaataactaataAAATTTGCAGGCTGTGGGAGAACCACCACTATTTTTAGCATCTTCTATATTCTTTGCTATCAAAGAAGCAATCAAAGCATCTCGTGAAGAGATGGGTATTCGTGGATATTTTAGACTCGATTCTCCAGCAACTTCTGCTCGAATTCGAATGGCTTGTGTGGATCCTTTGACGAAAAAGGTAAATATTGTATGAGAACTAAAAAATCTACAATACCTAATCACAAccaattgaaaataaataaactttttaaattatgcTATTTTAGATTGGAGATGGAGATGGAAAGAAAGCTTGGAATGTAATTCCATAAAAAGTTGTGATTACttattattaaacttaaagaatagttttattatttattaggATAACAGAAATTCAAGTATAAATATGTATCTATATGTTTTATAAACGCCTTTATATTATATCAAGtatttgttattaattttctatgTATATAAAGTATTTACagtcttttttataaatataaattgtaaatttatctatatatacttttaatacaCGACTATGAACATCACCTTATATACATTTACCTTTGTGAAATTATTATTCACTTCTCTGTATATTGGGCTTTCTTATTTACAATTAGCCTATCATCAAACCTCCCAATCATACATTACTTATACCTGATTTTTCTACAGCCTCTAACAGACTTTGTAAATGCGTTTCAAAAAGTTCACATCGAATAGGCATTTCTAACGAATAGAAAGGATTTTTCAATGCATAATCAGCATAAAGTTCATaaactttttttgttaatatttcCATTCCTGGTTGAGACGGCTCAGCAACAATCATGAATTTTACTCCTGTCAAAGTCTGATAACAATATAATCGAAAAGTATCTGCTTCAAGCACTTCAATACCTGAACATCGAGGTTCTGGACTCAGTTGACTGGCAATAGCAAAAAGTGGATAGAACATTGAAGCCAAGAAAATCTTCTCATTTGTTGTCATTTTGGATCgacaaaattttaaggttatcgGAAAGTTTTCAGGGTTCTCAAGCATGTCCAGAACGTCCTTACCATCCTCCAACTCACGACCAGTTACAGGTTGTCCATTTACAGCTGACAAAACATGGCCCACTGTGGTTCAAACAAATATGTCTTTTTTATAAGCAAGTTCAAATCTGAGAACTAACTTATTCACACTTATGATAGCATAAATTTGAATACTCAAACAGAAATACCAATGTAAATGatagttaaataaataaaaaaatactcacCATTTATTCCATCTCTTTGACCAAACGATACAActaactttttattttcataagcGAGTTTGATGTCTAGTGGATAGTTGAAAGGTTTTTCGACTTCGATTTTCGGAACATTATGGTCGTGATTAAAAATCAATCCGCCCGATTTAGACACTATGTAAACACCATATATCACCATCTTGTCAACCTCACTTATACTGTTTATCTATTATTTGTTATGATGCAAAATGAGGGACTGTTGACAGAGAAAAACTCCCCTCCGAGATTTTACAACGTTTACATTTGTTATCAAGGTTATGTATTCTGTTGGCGACTAACTGCGTAGGTATATACAGGTTAGATTATGCGACCCgccttaaatttttttttttttatcaaagcaGAGTTCAACGCCGATTGGCCTATACGCAattcacaaaataactatGATTCGCCACTCGGTTGCATATTCCGCATATCCGTCAGCAGGGATGTTTCCGGAACTGTTGGTTACAGGGTTGCCAGacttttatttatgtttaaatttttttatcgaatTGGCGCGAAATCCAGAAAGGAATATAAACAGTGCATATcatatcgatttttttaactagacgtaaattgattatttaaataatttttaaatcatcttTCTAACAACTATTCTCAAAAAAGCAATGAATCCACGTACATTCactttcaaaaatatattttgtcgAACTTCTAAATCGGagcaaataatcataataaacgGTATTTAAACTTAAAATCACTTGTCGTTAACTTTTGTAAGCACAAGATTAATACTGTTATTCAAACATAAATGCGATTGTATAAGTGGTAAGCGAAGTAAGTATCTGAACCATATGGAGAGAGATAAGTAGCATCGCAGCATTCGCAGCGTGAGCTGGTTCAGACGTCAGACCTAgctatatctctaaaaaagaGGTTTTCATTTGACGTGGCAACATTGCTTCAGAATTCGCGAATTGTCCGCGTGCGGTCGGTCGTcgtacttatatatatatatatatatatatatatatatatatatatatatatatatatatatatatatatatatatatatatatatatcacacatttatatatatgtgtgaCGCTTCGGAGCTGCGTGGTTTGTCGTGTGTGCGATCTGTCTGTTACAGTTCCAAAATGCCGCAAAATAATTTAAGGATAAATACAGCAGTATGAGACTGCTCAGCGAATCTCCAGCTCACCAATTCAATGCGGAAGTTCTTCTTTTGATCGTGCACTGACTTCATTTGTAGATAAATATGAGACTCGTCAAGCCTAATTGGGTTACTCACGATGGTTAGTAATAACCTGTTTTTTTGCTGTGCTTTTCCGCGACTCTCTTTTCCGGCATCTGTTTCCACGTGATATTGATCATGCGTTATTCTACTGTGTTGCATTTGCCACTTGTTTTCACAGAGATGGATACTTATTGAGATTTTATGCTTTTAGGGTCTCCAATTTTTTCTGTGGATATTCATCCGGATGGCAAGAGGTTTGCCACCGGAGGGCAAGGTAAATAACTGCACTTAACTGCTTTTTTCTCAACATATTTGAATGATGTGCAATTACttaagaatattaattttgaatgCTGTATTCCACAGGTGGAGATTCCGGTAGGGTAGTTATTTGGAATATGGAACCAGTATTGTGTGAAAAAGCAGAATCAAATTCAAACATTCCTAAAATGTTATGCCAGCTGGATAATCATCTTGGTActgttataaaattttattttgtatgatTTTCATTCTTATTCTTTTTTGTTAAGAACTATttgtatcttcaaaatttgCTAATTATTCACTTAGCCTATAATTAATATgtgttaaataaattactactGCTTTTCAGCTTGTGTAAATTGTGTTAGATGGGCTAACAATGGTTTGTTAGCATCAGGTGGAGATGATAAATTGATCATGATCTGGAGATTAGCTAAAGGAGTAGGTGGTACAACTGTATTCGGTGTTACGTCAGGTGTAGAAACGTGGAGGTGTATTGCTACGTTACGTGGTCATCAAGGTGATATTTTGGATCTTGCATGGGCTCCTCACAACCCTTGGCTAGCTTCTGCATCTGTGGATAATACAGTGATTATATGGGATACAAACAGGAAATGTTTAATAGCAGTTCTAAAAGGACATACTGGATTAGTAAAAGGAGTAACATGGGATCCTATTGGAAAGTACTTAGCCTCACAGTCGGATGATAAGACCTTAAGAGTATGGAGAACTACAGACTGGGGAGAAGAATTGCTTATAACTGAGCCTTTTGAAGAATGTGGAGGTACTACTCATGTTCTAAGACTCTCATGGAGTCCAGATGGTCAGTATTTAGTATCTGCTCATGCCATGAATGGTGGTGGGTCAACTGCTCAAATTATCGAAAGAGATGGGTGGAAGCGGGATAAAGATTATGTTGGTCATCGTAAGGCAGTTACATGTGTTGTGAGTATTTTCATTTCAAACAAACTATGCTAAGAGATACATGCATagctaatttaaaatttttttcagaggTTCAATGGaaatatatttcaaaagaAATATAGTGGAGTAGGAAAACCTATCCAATTTTGTTGTGTAGCAATAGGCTCTCGGGATCGCTCACTTTCAGTTTGGTCAACTTACTTAAAACGTCCCATAGTTGTTATTCATGAATTGTTTGTGTCTTCAGTGTTGGATCTCAGTTGGTCTTCTTGTGGATTGCGTTTATGTGCTTGTTCAAAAGATGGCACTGTGGTTTTTGTAGAATTTGCAGATAATGAATTAGGCGGCCAGGCATTGGATGCTGCTCAATTGGTAATCATTAATATTCCTAATTAATATTTCTTAATACACTCTTCAAACAACAGAGACAAAATGAAAGTTTCCAGTTAAatcgtgaattttttttttgtctattCTAAAAAGTTAGTCATTACAATATGATTCTTATTCTAGTACACATTTTTATCATATCTTATCAGCTAATtcttaaatcataatcattgAGCAGctgattattttttgcttattAAGAGATTAGCTATTCATCCGATAGTAATTCCTGCTTTTCTGAACCAGACAGtacatttatttgttttgttgttatttatttattgttatatttattgttcatattatgaataaaatctTAATTGTGGGTTcactttttgtttttagattgGTCTTCATGAGCGATTATATGGAAAATTAGCCCAAGGAGGATGTCCTATTGTTGAAGCACCCGAACTTCTCAAACTGTCAAaaactcctcctcctcctcctgctccGGCAAAGGAATCGGAGCCGGCACCGCCGCCTACAACCAACTGTGTTCAAACGATCAATTCTGTGTCAACATCACTAACGAAAGGTCCTTCTAATAAGCAAATTGAGACCAGGACTTCGGATGGCAAACGGAGAATCACGCCAATGTTTGTACCTGTTGCTCCAGAAGCCTCGTTAGTTTTGAATTCATATAATTTTATGTCGAAAACATATTGAATCGCTGGTGTTATATTATTGGAACATTTAATTTCACAGAGAAAACGAAGCAAGCGCACCAGTTCCTACCGTAACACCTTCTTCCTCGTTTTCAAGTAGCACGCAAGTTAAAAGTTCTATTGTTATAGAAAAACGCGATGAAATCGTTCAGCCAAACGTCAGTTCGACTGCTACTATGAATTCTATAGCTGCTGGGGTAGCTCCGATGTTGAAGCGCAAAGATCCAAACCAAAAGCCAGCTAGTAATAGTAGTGGCCCTACAACAGATACTAATGCCACTACTACTAACGCGTCTCCgaacaaaaaatcgaaaacccTTACGGAGAGGAGCGGCAACACCGTTATCTTTCCACCGCTGAAAGCTGCCACCGGCCCTGTCTGCCAGCAGGCCGGTCACTACGGTGTGACTATTACGAACAATCAAAATCTGTATCAGTTGCAAGTGTTTCAAGGGACGAGTGTCGAGCCACTGTGGGAACAGTATCTGGGATACAGTGCTACAGGACTGGCCACGTCGCCCATTATCGTAGGGGTGTCTTTAGAAGACGGAAGTGTACATAGTTTTTATACGTCGAAAGGATCTCGCGCTGCGCCGCCACTGGTTCCACCGTCGCCCATTGCAAAGATTCATGCTGCTGGCAGCATGGTATAgtgtttgtttataaatagTGTAAT
The sequence above is drawn from the Nasonia vitripennis strain AsymCx chromosome 4, Nvit_psr_1.1, whole genome shotgun sequence genome and encodes:
- the LOC100123235 gene encoding xanthine dehydrogenase isoform X1 yields the protein MDSKKLKMNSGRESGDSAEEDCSVNGDSYQRYNISNVLVFYVNGKEVVDDDIDPAWTLLYYLRNKLGLVGTKLGCAEGGCGACTVMISKYDRKLEKIVHVAANACLTPVCAMHGMAVTTVEGIGSTRTRLHPVQERIAKAHGSQCGFCTPGIVMSMYSLLRTKPLPTMEDMEVAFQGNLCRCTGYRPIIEGFKTFTEAWEQSQRFAEMKKDEKKVCAMGDACCKKAFTSEPTEIFSSKEFLPYDPTQEPIFPPKLQLSAEYDEQYLILKGTEITWYRPTCLRDILTLKQQYPKAKIVVGNTEIGVEVKFKHFVYPVLILPNQVKEMREITELDDAIKIGASTTLVEMEDAFKNQMKIKPEYKTRIFKGAVEILHWFAGKQIRNVAAIGGNIMTGSPISDMNPVLMAAGIKLNLCSLERGYRSVTMDHTFFTGYRRNIVAQDEILVSIEVPFTLPNQYFVAYKQAKRRDDDIAIVNLALNVFFEPGTSVIQKAFMAFGGMAPTTVLAKKTCEAIVGRKWNSELVESVTNLLIEELPLSGDAPGGMILYRRSLTISLFFKGFVYITKQLRENVPDVEPLPKELESAGEGFHYVPPKSSQYYQVVPSELNSTDLVGKPIVHVSAMKQAAGEAVYLDDMPKIVGELYLAFVLSTRAYAKILKIDPSQALSVKGVVAYYDANDIPDHNRYVGPVLHDEEVFVSKEVTSQGQIIGAVVANDQLTAQKAARMVKVEYEDLQPVIISIEDAIREKSFFAGSGKSIVRGDVDKAFAECDHVIEGEARMGGQEHFYLETHCSFAIPREEDEIEIFCSTQHPSEIQKLVAHALGVQINRINVRVKRLGGGFGGKESRGQLVALPVAFAAHRLRKPVRCMLDRDEDMMITGTRHPFLYKYKVGFNNDGLLQAIEIHIYNNAGYSLDLSMSVLERAMFHFENAYKVPNARVYGYACKTNLPSNTAFRGFGGPQGMFAAEQMIRHVADYLGRDVVEISEMNLYKEGDTTHYHQKLENCTLKRCWDECLALSNYKERIEDVKKFNKQHRYRKRGFAVVPTKFGIAFTALFLNQGGALVHIYTDGSVLLSHGGTEMGQGLHTKMIQVASRVLKVKPEKIHIAETATDKVPNTSATAASAGSDLNGMAVLNACKEIMSRIQYIIDANPEGTWEDWIKTAYFDRVSLSATGFYRTPGIGYNFANNTGTPFNYYTYGASCAEVEIDCLTGDHQVLRSDIVMDLGESLNPAIDIGQVEGGFIQGQGLFTMEEMIYSPTGTIFSRGPGVYKIPGFADIPLEFNVSLLKGATNPRAVYSSKAVGEPPLFLASSIFFAIKEAIKASREEMGIRGYFRLDSPATSARIRMACVDPLTKKIGDGDGKKAWNVIP
- the LOC100123235 gene encoding xanthine dehydrogenase isoform X2 gives rise to the protein MISKYDRKLEKIVHVAANACLTPVCAMHGMAVTTVEGIGSTRTRLHPVQERIAKAHGSQCGFCTPGIVMSMYSLLRTKPLPTMEDMEVAFQGNLCRCTGYRPIIEGFKTFTEAWEQSQRFAEMKKDEKKVCAMGDACCKKAFTSEPTEIFSSKEFLPYDPTQEPIFPPKLQLSAEYDEQYLILKGTEITWYRPTCLRDILTLKQQYPKAKIVVGNTEIGVEVKFKHFVYPVLILPNQVKEMREITELDDAIKIGASTTLVEMEDAFKNQMKIKPEYKTRIFKGAVEILHWFAGKQIRNVAAIGGNIMTGSPISDMNPVLMAAGIKLNLCSLERGYRSVTMDHTFFTGYRRNIVAQDEILVSIEVPFTLPNQYFVAYKQAKRRDDDIAIVNLALNVFFEPGTSVIQKAFMAFGGMAPTTVLAKKTCEAIVGRKWNSELVESVTNLLIEELPLSGDAPGGMILYRRSLTISLFFKGFVYITKQLRENVPDVEPLPKELESAGEGFHYVPPKSSQYYQVVPSELNSTDLVGKPIVHVSAMKQAAGEAVYLDDMPKIVGELYLAFVLSTRAYAKILKIDPSQALSVKGVVAYYDANDIPDHNRYVGPVLHDEEVFVSKEVTSQGQIIGAVVANDQLTAQKAARMVKVEYEDLQPVIISIEDAIREKSFFAGSGKSIVRGDVDKAFAECDHVIEGEARMGGQEHFYLETHCSFAIPREEDEIEIFCSTQHPSEIQKLVAHALGVQINRINVRVKRLGGGFGGKESRGQLVALPVAFAAHRLRKPVRCMLDRDEDMMITGTRHPFLYKYKVGFNNDGLLQAIEIHIYNNAGYSLDLSMSVLERAMFHFENAYKVPNARVYGYACKTNLPSNTAFRGFGGPQGMFAAEQMIRHVADYLGRDVVEISEMNLYKEGDTTHYHQKLENCTLKRCWDECLALSNYKERIEDVKKFNKQHRYRKRGFAVVPTKFGIAFTALFLNQGGALVHIYTDGSVLLSHGGTEMGQGLHTKMIQVASRVLKVKPEKIHIAETATDKVPNTSATAASAGSDLNGMAVLNACKEIMSRIQYIIDANPEGTWEDWIKTAYFDRVSLSATGFYRTPGIGYNFANNTGTPFNYYTYGASCAEVEIDCLTGDHQVLRSDIVMDLGESLNPAIDIGQVEGGFIQGQGLFTMEEMIYSPTGTIFSRGPGVYKIPGFADIPLEFNVSLLKGATNPRAVYSSKAVGEPPLFLASSIFFAIKEAIKASREEMGIRGYFRLDSPATSARIRMACVDPLTKKIGDGDGKKAWNVIP
- the LOC100123228 gene encoding trafficking protein particle complex subunit 4, which produces MVIYGVYIVSKSGGLIFNHDHNVPKIEVEKPFNYPLDIKLAYENKKLVVSFGQRDGINVGHVLSAVNGQPVTGRELEDGKDVLDMLENPENFPITLKFCRSKMTTNEKIFLASMFYPLFAIASQLSPEPRCSGIEVLEADTFRLYCYQTLTGVKFMIVAEPSQPGMEILTKKVYELYADYALKNPFYSLEMPIRCELFETHLQSLLEAVEKSGISNV
- the LOC100123218 gene encoding protein HIRA homolog, giving the protein MRLVKPNWVTHDGSPIFSVDIHPDGKRFATGGQGGDSGRVVIWNMEPVLCEKAESNSNIPKMLCQLDNHLACVNCVRWANNGLLASGGDDKLIMIWRLAKGVGGTTVFGVTSGVETWRCIATLRGHQGDILDLAWAPHNPWLASASVDNTVIIWDTNRKCLIAVLKGHTGLVKGVTWDPIGKYLASQSDDKTLRVWRTTDWGEELLITEPFEECGGTTHVLRLSWSPDGQYLVSAHAMNGGGSTAQIIERDGWKRDKDYVGHRKAVTCVRFNGNIFQKKYSGVGKPIQFCCVAIGSRDRSLSVWSTYLKRPIVVIHELFVSSVLDLSWSSCGLRLCACSKDGTVVFVEFADNELGGQALDAAQLIGLHERLYGKLAQGGCPIVEAPELLKLSKTPPPPPAPAKESEPAPPPTTNCVQTINSVSTSLTKGPSNKQIETRTSDGKRRITPMFVPVAPEASENEASAPVPTVTPSSSFSSSTQVKSSIVIEKRDEIVQPNVSSTATMNSIAAGVAPMLKRKDPNQKPASNSSGPTTDTNATTTNASPNKKSKTLTERSGNTVIFPPLKAATGPVCQQAGHYGVTITNNQNLYQLQVFQGTSVEPLWEQYLGYSATGLATSPIIVGVSLEDGSVHSFYTSKGSRAAPPLVPPSPIAKIHAAGSMLMIISSYGDVRVWDLNPNVCRLAVSTNAAHLVAPNTSLMCCMLHNGMPLLAFSNARAYCYHKEMGTWMLMGDSLDPVWRWSAINATTSSQTVENFPRGPLAMFQESLNRIAGRFMPPLRLNHGASCIMSYLEQQVLASKALSSSQEYVHWLMAYVTFLCTHEGLENRLRIVLDDLLGPAHSSANKSSSWDPMILGVKKHKLLEDALKILSTHLRWQRLFLEYKEQLEELKKL